Proteins from a genomic interval of Clostridium sp. 'deep sea':
- a CDS encoding S41 family peptidase: MKKVKLILVLVVSLCVVATMFAMSTKATIKSRDEIPYILKTSDMERDLCCLTEKIEKYHPIFAVNKEMPKSYVNSLSVAKQEIKQPKTKQSFFFILNKVAASLGDAHTRLAFPDNEDMGINLPIVWLKDGVFACNKTQEFEIGDQITGIGGKSMSEIFDYAKSVFSYENSYYLEALCERHINKEYFLSNFDLINTDRVHIEFLRNGEVKQCELKIEKMNLRNDDKNEITWNVSVDKNMGYFKYNSCKFDDNYKKQLNSFFTDVANKEVKNIVFDLRENGGGSVATTTHMFEYLRGVKRYAWYGYISVKHDPYKVHDCNSFLMDTKENIAESLKFNGKIYILISNNTFSASNTGAFMAKDNGFAILVGEPSGNKPTSYTAIKKINLPVTDYLLKVSTGFVKRIDETKNEDIALYPDYEVYTTVEDLKQGRDPQMEKVYELINTKEKSRGVIMKNIISKSVTLVLLSMLLLTACTTETVVVPEGYLSPKQMNKDVNFVVKNVKKYHPLFKKEVPECFVNALAKAEEDIKQPKTKEQFYYIVNSIVTPLNDGHTAIYYRDENREKINLPLKWLHDGLYLYKDSNQFKLGDEITKIGGKTTAELFDYLKSIISSENDYYVKHLGQYYIRYKHVLNHFKLINDKNEVEVEYLRDGKLSTCYLTFEKIKSSSATLNKDWISWNIDEEHNLGYIKINNSIYDDHFISEITKFFTEVANKKVKNVVYDLRLCGGGSWFGMKHAIGFLKGVHKYMEFGYITKYNHKDPYETELYKKVDEKIKFDGNTYMLISKVNFSASNISAFIWQDNKLATLIGEPTGNKPDSYTQNEFFNLPVSEFGFIVPNIYTLRPDRSKKDDVAVFPDIEVYTTVEDLKQGRDPQMEKVYELIKESGN; this comes from the coding sequence ATGAAGAAGGTAAAGCTAATATTGGTTTTAGTAGTTTCATTATGTGTAGTTGCTACTATGTTTGCAATGTCTACTAAAGCTACTATTAAAAGTAGAGATGAAATACCATATATTTTAAAAACGAGCGATATGGAGAGAGATTTGTGTTGCTTAACCGAGAAAATTGAAAAGTATCATCCAATTTTTGCTGTTAATAAAGAAATGCCAAAATCATATGTAAACTCATTAAGTGTTGCAAAACAAGAAATAAAGCAACCTAAAACAAAACAGTCTTTTTTCTTTATTTTAAATAAAGTGGCTGCTTCACTTGGTGACGCCCATACTCGTCTTGCTTTTCCTGATAATGAAGATATGGGTATTAATTTACCAATTGTATGGCTCAAAGATGGAGTTTTTGCATGCAATAAAACTCAAGAGTTTGAGATCGGTGACCAAATAACTGGAATTGGTGGCAAATCAATGAGTGAAATCTTTGATTATGCTAAGTCTGTTTTTTCTTATGAAAATAGTTACTATCTTGAAGCATTGTGTGAAAGGCACATAAATAAAGAGTATTTTTTAAGTAATTTTGATTTAATAAATACTGATAGGGTTCATATTGAGTTTTTAAGAAATGGTGAAGTTAAACAATGTGAGCTAAAAATTGAAAAAATGAATTTAAGAAATGATGATAAAAATGAAATTACTTGGAATGTTAGTGTAGATAAAAATATGGGTTATTTTAAGTATAATAGTTGTAAATTCGATGATAACTACAAAAAGCAACTAAATAGTTTTTTTACTGATGTTGCTAATAAAGAAGTGAAAAATATCGTTTTTGATTTAAGAGAAAATGGTGGTGGTAGTGTAGCTACTACAACTCATATGTTCGAATATTTAAGGGGTGTTAAGAGGTATGCTTGGTATGGATATATATCAGTAAAGCATGATCCATATAAGGTACATGATTGTAATAGCTTTCTTATGGATACTAAGGAAAATATAGCTGAAAGTTTAAAGTTTAATGGAAAAATTTACATATTAATATCAAATAATACTTTTAGTGCTAGTAATACTGGAGCTTTTATGGCTAAGGACAATGGTTTTGCAATTTTAGTTGGAGAGCCATCTGGAAATAAGCCTACTAGCTACACAGCGATAAAAAAAATTAACTTGCCTGTTACTGATTATTTGCTGAAAGTCTCTACTGGTTTTGTAAAACGTATAGATGAAACTAAAAATGAAGATATTGCATTGTATCCAGATTATGAAGTGTACACTACAGTAGAGGATTTAAAACAAGGTAGAGATCCTCAAATGGAGAAGGTTTATGAATTAATTAATACAAAAGAAAAGTCAAGAGGAGTTATTATGAAAAATATAATATCTAAGTCGGTAACACTAGTGTTGTTATCGATGCTACTTTTAACAGCCTGTACCACGGAAACTGTTGTAGTTCCAGAGGGCTATTTATCACCAAAGCAAATGAACAAAGATGTTAATTTTGTTGTTAAAAACGTAAAAAAATATCACCCTTTATTTAAAAAAGAAGTACCCGAGTGTTTCGTTAATGCTTTAGCTAAAGCTGAAGAGGATATAAAACAGCCAAAAACAAAAGAGCAATTTTATTATATAGTAAATAGTATTGTCACTCCTTTAAACGATGGACATACTGCAATTTATTATAGAGATGAAAATAGGGAAAAAATTAACTTACCATTAAAATGGCTTCACGATGGTTTATATTTATATAAGGATTCAAACCAATTTAAATTAGGTGACGAGATTACAAAAATTGGTGGAAAAACTACAGCAGAACTATTTGATTATTTAAAGTCAATAATTTCAAGTGAAAACGACTACTATGTAAAGCACTTGGGTCAATACTATATAAGATATAAACATGTATTAAATCATTTTAAGCTAATTAATGATAAAAATGAGGTTGAGGTTGAATATTTAAGAGATGGTAAGCTTAGTACCTGCTATTTAACTTTTGAAAAAATAAAAAGCAGTAGTGCTACTTTAAATAAAGATTGGATATCTTGGAATATCGATGAAGAGCATAATCTTGGTTATATAAAAATTAATAATAGTATATATGATGATCATTTTATATCTGAAATAACTAAATTCTTTACTGAGGTTGCTAACAAAAAGGTTAAGAATGTTGTTTATGATTTAAGACTTTGTGGAGGTGGAAGCTGGTTTGGTATGAAACATGCAATAGGCTTTCTCAAAGGTGTCCATAAATATATGGAATTTGGTTATATAACAAAATACAATCATAAAGATCCATATGAGACAGAGTTATATAAAAAGGTAGATGAAAAAATTAAGTTTGATGGCAATACATATATGTTAATATCAAAAGTAAACTTTAGTGCTAGTAATATTTCTGCTTTTATTTGGCAAGATAATAAGTTAGCTACCTTAATAGGAGAACCAACTGGAAATAAGCCAGACAGTTATACTCAAAATGAATTCTTTAATTTGCCTGTTTCTGAATTTGGTTTTATAGTTCCTAATATTTATACTCTAAGACCTGATCGTTCAAAAAAAGACGATGTAGCTGTATTTCCTGATATTGAAGTATACACCACAGTAGAAGATTTAAAACAAGGTAGAGATCCTCAAATGGAAAAGGTGTATGAGTTAATAAAAGAAAGCGGTAATTAG
- a CDS encoding aminotransferase class V-fold PLP-dependent enzyme, which yields MFTLNNVREMTPVAKDNIYLETPARGLVPRYVSQQAINAILGWQNFTEGIENKYLKPEVINKLAQLLQVSSDEIILSTCTSHGFNLLANSIQWKGTENIVMPACEHPSNYYPWMHLRRYGVEVRTVPCKNGITYADDLIKYVDDNTKIIAVSLVSFYPGAYLEVEKYAEIAKKHNALLVVDAIQAIGFRPVNPKKLGISALASAAYKGLMSPYGSGFLYIDKKVLEDLIPIEINKRNVIAPKAKTRQGDADYYYKTGAAKMMAMPTHLAGLASMNGALDILLEIGVDNIYKHIHQLAKALNQKLKVLGIKTALSDQNPLFSHIVCANREDGDDLVRFARKQKLFLSNRREGIRLGLHLYNNMDDIDNATLIIGDYLKQI from the coding sequence ATGTTTACACTAAATAATGTAAGAGAAATGACACCGGTTGCTAAAGATAACATATACTTAGAGACCCCTGCCCGTGGATTAGTTCCAAGGTATGTAAGCCAACAAGCTATAAATGCAATATTGGGATGGCAAAACTTTACAGAAGGTATCGAAAACAAATATCTAAAACCAGAAGTAATCAATAAATTAGCTCAATTACTACAGGTGAGTAGTGATGAAATAATTTTATCTACTTGTACTTCTCATGGTTTTAACTTACTTGCCAATTCAATACAATGGAAGGGTACAGAAAACATTGTGATGCCAGCTTGTGAGCATCCTAGTAATTATTACCCTTGGATGCATTTACGTAGGTATGGAGTAGAGGTTAGAACTGTACCATGTAAAAATGGAATAACATATGCTGATGACTTAATAAAATATGTAGATGATAATACTAAAATTATCGCAGTATCCTTAGTTAGTTTTTATCCAGGTGCATACTTAGAGGTTGAAAAATACGCTGAAATAGCAAAAAAGCATAATGCTCTTTTAGTAGTAGATGCAATTCAAGCAATTGGATTTAGACCAGTAAACCCTAAAAAACTAGGTATTTCTGCATTAGCATCTGCTGCTTATAAGGGTTTAATGTCACCTTACGGTAGTGGATTTTTGTATATAGATAAAAAAGTTTTAGAAGATTTAATTCCAATAGAAATAAATAAGAGAAATGTTATTGCTCCAAAGGCTAAAACTCGTCAAGGAGATGCAGATTATTATTATAAAACAGGAGCAGCTAAGATGATGGCTATGCCAACTCATTTGGCTGGTTTAGCATCAATGAATGGTGCTCTAGATATTTTACTTGAGATAGGTGTAGATAATATCTATAAACATATACATCAGTTAGCTAAAGCGTTAAACCAAAAGCTCAAAGTATTGGGTATTAAAACAGCATTGAGTGATCAAAATCCTTTATTTAGTCATATTGTTTGTGCTAATAGAGAAGACGGAGATGATTTGGTACGTTTTGCACGCAAACAGAAGTTGTTTTTAAGTAATAGAAGAGAAGGTATAAGACTAGGGCTACATTTATACAATAATATGGATGATATTGATAATGCTACTTTAATAATTGGAGATTATTTGAAACAAATTTAA